From a region of the Haematobia irritans isolate KBUSLIRL chromosome 4, ASM5000362v1, whole genome shotgun sequence genome:
- the LOC142235983 gene encoding uncharacterized protein LOC142235983, translating into MEDLLRETGGDPTIILGDSNIDFLEYSASRDILNLLHSYGYDNCHYLVTRPMSRTCIDNVYSNIMDNLSINTIETSLTDHHVISCLFRAQKCSRGFYESKKLIVNYDLARDYLCTYLGSFHETGVPSEDTDKLIGYIACASEDASTTRTERRSMRSDLTPWVNKNLEALMSYKEKLLRRRKKEKGMDVSKRLKRISCIIRRAFRESMNDYYYCNLDRMKEEPKKCWKFLNESLGRKKRSEIYLRDDSGEIVEDNNVKCDLFNRFSYTDAEEVEEEISKLNLSKCSGWDGISPRMLYEYTATYPSALKMAKIIPVSKVNTASNLSEYRPIALLPIIDKVYERILHRQLSRYFEENNLLSPFQFGFRKGSGTEEAVVNVVNNICKGLDEGASGVAGIFYDLSKAFDLVDHGILIQKLRYYGLEEAALDLIGDYLRRKPDGLVSSQTAQFGMTSQRKKPNSVTARYVVSELLD; encoded by the exons ATGGAGGATTTATTGCGTGAAACAGGTGGTGATCCCACTATAATTCTGGGTGACTCAAATATAGATTTTCTTGAGTATTCAGCCTCAAGGGACATATTGAACTTACTACACAGCTATGGCTACGACAATTGTCACTATTTGGTTACGCGCCCAATGTCGCGCACTTGTATTGACAATGTCTATAGTAATATTATGGataatttatcaataaatacAATTGAGACGTCACTAACTGATCATCATGTTATTTCATGTTTATTCAGGGCGCAAAAATGTAGTCGGGGATTTTATGAGTCGAAGAAATTGATTGTTAATTATGATTTGGCCAGGGATTATCTCTGTACCTATTTAGGATCATTTCACGAGACTGGGGTACCTTCCGAAGATACAGACAAGTTAATTGGATACATTGCATGTGCTTCAGAGGATGCATCTACTACCAGGACAGAAAGAAGATCTATGAGGAGTGATTTGACACCATGGGTAAATAAGAATTTGGAAGCCTTGATGAGTTATAAGGAGAAACTTCTAAGAAGAAGAAAGAAGGAAAAGGGAATGGATGTGAGTAAAAGGCTAAAACGGATAAGTTGCATAATAAGAAGAGCTTTTAGGGAGTCGATGAACGATTATTACTACTGTAATCTTGACAGAATGAAAGAGGAGCCGAAGAAATGCTGGAAATTTTTGAATGAGAGTCTTGGGCGAAAGAAAAGGTCTGAAATTTATCTAAGAGATGATAGTGGGGAAATTGTGGAAGACAATAACGTTAAATGTGATCTGTTCAACAG ATTTTCATATACGGATGCTGAGGAAGTGGAAGAAGAAATATCGAAATTGAATTTGTCTAAATGTAGTGGATGGGACGGGATATCGCCAAGAATGTTGTATGAAT ACACTGCAACTTATCCTAGTGCGTTGAAAATGGCGAAAATCATCCCTGTATCTAAGGTGAATACGGCAAGTAATCTGAGTGAATACCGACCAATTGCTTTGCTTCCAATAATAGATAAAGTTTACGAAAGAATTTTGCACAGACAATTATCACGctattttgaagaaaacaacTTATTGAGCCCATTTCAGTTTGGGTTTAGAAAAGGCTCCGGTACGGAGGAAGCAGTAGTAAATGTGGTGAATAATATATGCAAAGGGTTGGATGAAGGAGCTAGTGGTGTTGCTGGTATTTTCTACGATCTTTCCAAGGCTTTCGATTTAGTAGATCACGGTATATTGATTCAGAAATTAAGATACTATGGTTTGGAAGAAGCTGCATTAGATTTAATAGGGGATTACTTAc